cctttctctctctctctctctctctctctcttctcctctctcctctctctctctctctctctctatatatatattatatatatatatatatatatatatatatatatatatatatatgtatatatgtatgtatgtatgtaggtatgtatgtatgtatgtatgtatgtatgtatgtataacaaatttcagatcttgtttaCAGTGGCATTAGCCAttatacctttttctattttcccaccctgtttatttctgtgttcctttctgctgaagagcgtaggctcgaaatataaaatactttctcaccttcccgagcattaaactaatacatctgtttgttgtttaaacacccgtcttcgtcgtttgtttttttgtaaattctcactatatataatacataatacataaggcacaggcgtggctacgtggtaagaaacttgcttcccaaccacatggttctgggttcagtcctactgcgtggtaccttcggcaagtgttttctactgtagcctcgggctgaccaaagccttttgaatggatttggtagatggaaactgaaagaagcccgtcgtgtatacgtgtgtgtgcttgtgtctgtgtatgtcccccatcaccgcttgacaatcggtgttggtatgTTAACGTTCCTGTAACATAACGGAtcgataaaagagaccgatagaataagtaccaagccttcaaaatgaaaaaaaatagcaaGTCCTGtcgaggttgatttgttcaactaaaaggtggtgctccagcatggccgcagtgcacatgactgaaacaagtaaaagactaaaagaatacaaATTAGGACGCTGAAAACTAACCAGAAATAGCCAGgaattggcggcgagctggcaaaaacgttagcatgccgggcgaaatgcttagtggtatttcgtctgccgttacgttctgggttcaaattccgctgcggtcgactttgcctttcatcctttcggggtcgataaattaccagttacgcattggggtcgatacaatcgacttaatccgtttgtctgtccttgtttgtcacctctgtgtttagccccttgtgggtagtaaaggaataggtatttcatctgccgttacgttctgggttcaaattccgctgcggtcgactttgcctttcatcctttcggggtcgattaaattaagtaccagttacgcactggggtcgatataatcgacttaatccgtttgtcccctctgtgtttagccccttgtgggtagtaaaggaataggtatttcatctgccgttacgttctgggttcaaattccgctgcggtcgaatttgcctttcatcctttcgggggtcgattaaataagtaccagttactcactggggtcgatataatcgacttaatccgtttgtcccctctgtgtttagccccttgtgggtagtaaaggaataggtatttcatctgccgttatgttctgagttcaaattccgccgaggtcgactttgcctttcatcctttcgggggtcgattaaataagtaccagttactcactggggtcgatataatcgacttaatccgtttgtcccctctgtgtttagccccttgtgggtagtaaaggaataggtatttcatctgccgttatgttctgagttcaaattccgccgaggtcgactttgcctttcatcctttgtaattgacttaattcctttgttcgtccttgtttgtcccctctatgtttagccccttgtgggcaataaagaaataagaaatagccaggaattccaacaacaacaacaacaacaggaattcCAACATAGACATCTGCTGGGCGACCGACTTTCTACAATGCTATGATCTGAATGTGATATATCTAAATTGGACACGCATATTTACCAAGTTATTTCCACGCTTCACGGAACTCTAAACAATATAATACAACAATTCCTTCCAATTCAAAATCTTCCTACCAAATGTTCACCCTAGAGGCAAACGACCTCTCCTAACCGTCTTCTGTCCCCACTTTCTATTCATCTGTTGACCAGATATACGTGCACCAAGCCTAATTGTTTCTCTTGTCCCAGAAAGACACTTTGCTGAAACATCAAAAGGAGAATCGTTTACTCTTCTTGTAAAAACATATTAAAAACTGCCGGTTACAAaacaaattattgaataattcttcagattaatgttaaactgtttttattacagttcaacaatacatacatacatacatacatacatacatgcatgcatgcatacaagcatacaaacatacatacataacacaacgtatacatacatacatagatacatacaaacatacatacatacaacacacataatacatacatatacaacatatacatacatacatacatatatatctatatatatatatatatatataatatatatatatatatatgtgtgtggtgtgtgtgtgtgtgtgtgtatgtatgtatgtatgtatatgttgtatatgtatgtatatgtatatgtatatgttgaatcgttagctcctgcacgcatttttttctctccttgttttttttttctgtatatctttctgtcgaagagcgtaggctcgaaacgtaaaagacttgttctatttctatccctgagcgtcatactaatacaattgtttgtttgtactccacctgccttcgttttttgtttattttcgtaaacattcccgttatatatatatatatatatatatatattatatatatatatatatatattgttgtgtgtgtgtgtgtgtgtgttgtgtgtgtgtgtgtgtgtgtgtgtgtgtgtgtgtggtgtgtgtgtatgtatgtatgtatgtatgtatgtatgtatgtatgactttgtgttgcaagatttctgatgtgaaaccgtgtgttgaaccagatattgttgtatttcggtatGGTtgaccaaataaacacacgcactattggcaaaaaaaaaagaccatcccaaaatttaacaatatatatatgtgtgtgcgcgcgcgtgtgtgtgtgtgtgtgtattactgttgTTGAAGCCcagcactttcaaattttataactggaaatactatactgaagagggaagtaaaatttaaatcactttaatctcgaaacgcgtatatagttaatcATGGTCGTGTtggttcattgtttttctctttgccttcgtaaaaaaagtatgtttaccatcatggagattcttatagtagtagaaaaagaatttttaactcctatttctaaatttggtatgtggtgaagcaattagctgaactactaattttaattatgtttataattatagaatatttgtataattttacctataaaggttattttaacgtaccgatctacttggtgaaattattaattaattgattgattaattaattaatttaattaataaattttacccttttattattaatttatatatacacacacacatatatatatacatatatattcatgagtttgagtgtgtgtgtgtgtgtgtgtgtctttgttcccccTTCATCGCTTGCCAACCAATATTGATGTGTTAAAGtacctgtaacatagcggttcggcaaaagagaccgatagaataagtaccaagcttacaaagaataagtcctggagtcgatttattcgactgaaacccgtcaaggcggtgctccagcatggccgcagtcaaatgactgaaacatgtaaaagaaaagaatatatgtatatatatatatatatatatatatattattatatattatatatatatatatatatatatatatatatcaatatatacatatatatatatatataaccacgcacacacacacatatatatatatatatatatatatatattatatatatctatatataatataataatacattatatataaatacatatatatatatatatataatatatatatatatatatatatacgacgggcttctttcagtttccgtctaccaaatccattcacaaggctttggtcggcccgaggctatagtagaagacacttgcccaatgtgccacgcagtgggactgaacccggaactatgtggttggtaagcaagctacttaccacacagccactcctacgcctattattaaCTGTTGTTTCTCGTTTGTTGTCGGCGTTTGTTCGTCTTaggtgggaggaggaggggggcaaAGTAACTTTtacttttccttctcctcctcctctctcttcctcttaccCTTTCCACTCGTCCTTTTTCTACGTCCTCAATTTGCTGGCTCCCCATCATATACACGACGACTGGGTGGGTGATGCTGTATTCTACGCTGATTCTCCTTATTGCTTTCACCACAAATGATGACGGCTGAGTCGAGTCACCGAGTGCAGCTGATGAAGCATTCCTCcacctcgttttttttttatcattttttttttctgttttcgatACCCGAAGTCAGCCTGGATTGTCttgtctctcttctctttttcgtGTTCTATTCTTTTACATCATTACTTCCCCGACCTGTCCCCACGACAAACGATTTCCATGCCCTATTTTCCCACAGACCTCTATCAACGTGCGCTGAACGGTGGTCCTTANNNNNNNNNNNNNNNNNNNNNNNNNNNNNNNNNNNNNNNNNNNNNNNNNNNNNNNNNNNNNNNNNNNNNNNNNNNNNNNNNNNNNNNNNNNNNNNNNNNNTGATCGAATGtgattttagcccagctaaagatctacaatgtcttgtacagaactgGCAACTAAAACCTCTACCGGTAATAGCCGACActtacatagagacagacagacagacagacagacagacacccatatatacagataacccatacatgcacacgcctatacattcatacatttatacataaatacatatatgacgaATGCTACATCCTGTCAGATGATATTTGTCTCCCGGTGAGACATCTGCCCATCACTGGATTTAAGTGACAAATCGTCGCAACAGGTTCCAGTGACGCGCACTGCAAGACGTCTGGTACCATTCTGACTACAAGTATCTTTCTTTCTCCAAGAAGAGCTGCATCCCCATACGGCTTCAAAGTGGTGCGGTGCATATTCAAGTAAGTTTGGATACGGTCAGTCGTATCAAACAATTTCAACTGAACGAAGCTGAGAAGAAGCGGCGCTTCCGTTCTTAATCCAAAGTATAAAAGGAATATTTCTAGAGATATACGTGCATAGTTTGGTaggtgtggagacgcaatggcccagtgattagggcagcggaatcgcggtttcgattcccagaccgggcgttgtgagtgtttattgagcgaaaacacccaaagctccacgaggctccgacaggggatggtggtgatccctgctgtactcttcaccacaactttctctcactcttacttcctgtttctgttgtacctgtatttcaaaagggccagccttgtcactcttctgtgtcacgctgaatatccccgagaactacgttaagggtgcacgtgtctgtggagtgctcagccacttacacgttaatttcacgagcaggctgttccgttgattcggttcaaccggaaccctcgtcgtcgtaatcgacggagtgcttcccagttTGGTAGGtgttgaaatgaaatttttaaggACATGGCGAAAAAGTAGTTTGTGGAGAACTTATGGGATCTCTAAACCCAAGCGTCTACGCGGAATCGAAACGCAGAAGGTCAATCGTGTCTGTATCTTTAGACACGAGCGGAAGGTCGTCTGTTTACTTCCAGTTGGTTTTACAGTTTGGGTTTCCATACTTTCGGCAGTTGAGTTCTTGAGGATTAGAAACCATTGTTTTTCAGCGAAGGATTTTTTGCTATTAACAAAACCGCATAGATTGCAATGGGAGATCGTCAGACCGAAAATGTGTTGGTCGATGATCAGTAATTGTAGTACAGTGTATGCTTTAAGATCCGTCATGTTCTTCGTCGGACATGAAAAAGTTGAATGACCACAAAATACACGTTAATGACGCGTAAAGACACCGTGTTTATagaaccataatatactacaaagtatagcaatccctcgccatatcactgttcatcaaatgactgaaacaagtataagagaaaagagtaaaggagtggctgtgtggtaagtagcttgcttaccaaccacatggttccgggttcagtcccactgcgtggcatcttgagcaagtatcttctgctatagccccgggccgaccaaagccttgtgagtggatttggtagacggaaactgaaagaagcctgtcgtatatatgttatatatatgtatgtgtgtttgttggtgtctgtgtttgtctcccctagcattgcttgacaaccgaagctggtgtgtttacgtccccgtcacttagcggttcggcaaagagaccgatagaataagtactggacttacaaagaataagtcccggggtcgatttgctcgactaaaggcggtgctccagcatggccgcagtcaaatgactgaaacaagtaaaaagaaaagaaagaagtaccTAAAATTAAGTATTTAGGACAAATTATCGACAGGAATGGATGATGACCAGACCTGTTGAGGGCAGACACAATTAAAAACATGCCTCATCCGACTAATACAACAAACCCTACAAGCTTTTCTAGGTCTAACGAATTATTGTCAAAATTATATACCAAATATGCATGAATTGAGAACTCCACTAAATAATTTGCTACAAAAGTATATCAAGTGgaattggtaaaaaaaattgtcaaaaggtGTTTgacgatattaaaaaaaaaaaaaaattaaaatcgggTTTGCCACTGGCTCATTTCGATCCTGCAGCGGAGATTGTTGTAGAATCTGACGCTTCTGAATACGGAAGAGGAGCAGTAATGCTATACAAATATAAAGACGGTAATATGAAGGCGGTGGTTCATGTCTCACGTTCTCTGATAGCAGCAGAGAAAAACTATAgtcaaatagagaaagaaattctagcttataaaagtatatatgtatgtatgtatgtatgtatgtgtgtatatatatatatatatatatatatatatgtatgtatatgtatgtatatgtatatatgtaccagtATCTATgattgcgtatatatgtgtttgtctacaTGCGTGCATATCTTTGTAATGCATGTCTCTGTCAATTTATccctgagtgtatgtatatatatatatatttacacatacttcataaacatacatatatataaacataaatatatatatgtgtgtgtgtgtgtgtgtctatgtatgtatgtatgtatgtatgtatgcatgtgtctatgtatgtatgtatgtatgtatgtatatgtatgtatgtatgtatgtatgtatgtatgtatgtatgtatgtatgtatgtgtatgtatgtatgtatatatatatgtgtgtgtgtgtatgtatgtatatgaaataataagtCACACCCAGTCTTTAAAACCCATTAATGCAGGTCGCTAAGACACCTCCCATGTCCCTCACCCAGCCGTCCACCCATCTACGTTTTCATTAGTTTCAGCACATGTTcagattaattagttaattaatttcagATTCTCTTATAAAATTCCTCCAACACCATTATTTCACAGCAATATTTTCAAAGGACATTTTCGTAGACTCTCACTTTACCACTGACGGAGTTCAAAAGAAACGTCTATAATTCGATAGAAATCTTTACACACGTTCGCGCTTTTTCATATGACCACACACATGGGCGAAAAAAATCAATGTGTCCAAGTAATTCTAGAACTGGACCTGACAGCACAGCAATGCGCCAGGTCCGGTGTTCAATCATCAGAAGTGAAgaagttgttaaaaaaaaaatcccagtttGCTGTCTCCATTTTAGTTTTCGTACCTGGCCTCACCTTTGTCATGAATGTTGGATAACGACCAAAGGAGTATGTTCGAGAATACAAGTGGCCGAAATGGGGTTCCTCCGAAGCTTCTCTGGAGTAATCCTACTACTGAACAGGTACCTAGATCGGAGATCTGTGAGTTTTTCCAGGTCGATCCGCTACGTTTCGGCATTGGAGAGGTCACAGTTCCGGTAGTAtgtgattaaggcggcgagctggcagaatcgttagcacgccgggcgaaatgctcagcggtatttcgtctgccgttacattctgagttcaaattccgccgaggtcgactttgcctttcatcctttcggggtcgataaattaagtaccagttacgcactgggatcgatgtaatcgacttaatacctatgtctgtccttgtttgtcccctctatgtctagccccttgtgggtagtaaagaaataggtattatgtgattagaatgtcgctGGGAAGAATTCTGCAGACTTTTAAGCTAGTTCCTGtggagggctaattgggcctgcaGCCCAAATCTACAGAGAGCAATAGTAATAAAGTAGTTCTTGGTACCTTACCATCTCAGGTTTATATCACAGAAATTTGGAGAATTTTGGAGAAAAACACTGCTGCATGAGGTGAAGTTCAACAATTTTCACTAATGGTCCTTGACTGTTATTAATTAACATTGCAAAACAAACTCTCGCTGGAAATTGAAGTCTTTTGAATTCAAAGGATATTTCTGCTGGAATCAgtggaattcttggaataaaaaCATCTTCTGCCTTTCCTTGTCCAGTGAGGTTTGTTGCTTCCAAAAGATGTGGATGCATTTGCCGGACAATCAGTTTTGTTCCGTTGCACATCTTTGGAGGATCCAGATTTTCCAAAACCATGATTGGAACTTCTTTCTTCGATGTCAGTCTGTGAGAAGGCATTTCAGGAGGATCCAAAGAGTTAGGGAACTCAGTAGGATCATTCACAGCCTCATAGGGGTCCACAACGGTATCGATTGTTAAATAATGTCTTTCCTCACTGTTAATTGGTTGCATAAGTTTCCAACTGACAACCTGGACAATTTCCTTCTTTGGTGCCAGTATGGCTCTTTCACAAATCCAGTCATGATCTTGAAAATTATGTCCAATGTTTGGATAAACGTTGGTAATCAACTCTTGTACGGTTTTGACCAAAATGCCACAGCCATTTGGAAAAGGGATGTCTCCATTACAGACTTGCTGAACGTTTCCATTTCCCAGATCCAGAAGCTGAGCTGCAAATCTTCCAGCATCCAAATCTCGAATAAACTGACTCAGCCGGAAGTCCCATCTGGCCGGAAGTTCTATTTGGGCCGAAAGTTCAAGTTCAAGTTCAATATTTCCTTCCGAGCATTTCAATTCACAAACTCTGCGGAACTTCAAAAATTTCACGAACACGAAACTTCTCAGTCTAACTTCGATCTAGTTTTAAatgaactgaaaagaaaaaatctcATAACAATTCTGCTTGCCAttacgttacttagcccgtcggtaacgctttcacgtgattagagaaaaagaaggagaaagaaaagagggagagagaaaaagagggcgaGAGAAGCGACCGTGACGTGAGGTAGAGGGAATGTGATTGTAACGCTTTCACGGGATTAGTTGAAGGGAAGAgagaacatattattattatttttattattatttattattattattatattattattattatttattattattattttattattatattattattattattattattattatattattatatcattattattatttattcaaagtactacctggaattgaacttggaatcttggggttagtaacccgcgctgtTAACCATTACGATATACGCCACAAATCCGGTCGTTTTCGCCGAATGTCCTCCGAcccaaacgcttcaaaacgtcacAGAAGAACTCTTGATTGACGGTCTGGCCCTGAGGGATGAAAAATTCGTCCGCGGGTCACGCTCGTTAGGTCTTCCAGGGtcgttcttccacttttgaagcacccgtgccactcgaaacattgcccCGTTGCCTCGTCGCTGTAAGCTTGACGAAGCGTGCTCAATGTCTTCGTAGCAGACTTCCTACGTTTGACCCTAAACCTCACATCGGGTCTTTGTCCCTTGTCtatgacaaaatcgcagattaCTGCATACACGTAATCACGAAAACAcaaaaaagagggagagtgaaaaagagggcgagagaagcgtccatgacgtgaggtagagggaatgtgattgtaacgctttcacgggattagttgaagggaaagagagaacatattattattattattattattattattattattattatattattattattatcattattattaccattatcaccaAGTAAACACAGctcacactgcctcatgaaagtCACTGCTAAGCTTTTCACTGCGAACGCAACCGTGGTGCTGCCacctgttggcgcgctacagaactagtccaaaacgttttaatacctatttctttattacccacaaggggctaaacatagaggggacaaacaaggacagacatagtattaagtcgattacatcgactccagtgcgtaactggtacttaatttatcgacccgaagaggatgaaaggcaaagtcgacctcggcggaatttgaactcagaacgtaacgacagacgaaatacggctacgcatttcgcccggcatgctaacgtttctgccagctcgccgcacccCGTATACAATACCCGTCAAACAATACCCGTTGATGTACTTTTGTCGCATCCATGACTTGACTTAGATTCCTTTGTTTTGTCTCCGTCGATGACCTCTGCAATGACCTGACCTGACCTCCTTACTCCAGGTCTGTCTCAGTCTCTCTAGGCTTTTCTTAACAATATTCGTGTTTTATGAGGTGACGAGCGGTGCGTgggaatgtgtgtgagagtgtgtgtgtgtgtgggtgtatggtgGAGAGTGTCTGTGCGGTgttgcttttgtatttttatggtttgttatgaTATATTTGgcagttttgtgtgtctgtgtgtacagtgAGGTCTTTCCTGTcgcatttctttattgcccatccACCCGACCCACCCGACTGTCTGTGTCTTCATTTCTATCTTTTTTGTAtgtcaaataaataaagaatttatccACAAAAGTACTTCTCGCAAATGAACACACATATGTGCGCTCATCTACAGGCATGAACACGTGCTTATAGACATCGGTGCACATAAtgcccacagatatatatatattattatatatatacagaaaacacacacacacatatatgctaatagaaatgcatgatatatatttgtgtatatatatatgtatatgttatattatatatatatattatatattataatatatatatatatatatatatatatataatattataatatatatatatacgtatatatatatatatgtatgatataatatatatggattaaCTGTTGGAGTGGATGGACGTCTATTGgtttctctcccaagtcagtagcaagctacacagcttcaaaactaactgaccttaaatatatatatatttgtaaccacgtgtttgcctacaaaccgtaagtacgttttcatttaactacaaaatTGTTATTATACAcctgttttcttttaatatcctcaaacaaccaaataatcaaa
Above is a window of Octopus sinensis linkage group LG25, ASM634580v1, whole genome shotgun sequence DNA encoding:
- the LOC115224488 gene encoding uncharacterized protein LOC115224488, whose translation is MVRGQIFKQRRVLNILLLDATDMGLQHDDIFSTQIEVRLRSFVFVKFLKFRRVCELKCSEGNIELELELSAQIELPARWDFRLSQFIRDLDAGRFAAQLLDLGNGNVQQVCNGDIPFPNGCGILVKTVQELITNVYPNIGHNFQDHDWICERAILAPKKEIVQVVSWKLMQPINSEERHYLTIDTVVDPYEAVNDPTEFPNSLDPPEMPSHRLTSKKEVPIMVLENLDPPKMCNGTKLIVRQMHPHLLEATNLTGQGKAEDVFIPRIPLIPAEISFEFKRLQFPARVCFAMLINNSQGPLVKIVELHLMQQCFSPKFSKFL